Part of the Burkholderia humptydooensis genome, AGGAAACGGAGTACGAAGCATTTTTCCGCGTGATCAGCTCGTGGGAGCGCAAGCACCTGCTGCTGCACGTTTGAGCGTGCGTGCGCACGCCGCATTAAGGAGATCAAAGTGACGTATCGAACCGAAGACATCGCCTCTGTAGAACCGCTGCACGCGAGCGCGTCGCGACAGCGCCGCACGAGCGCCGAATACCGCGCGCTCGACGCCGCGCACCACATTCACCCGTTCTCGGACATGGGCTCGCTCAATCGCGCGGGCAGCCGCGTGATCGTGAGGGCCGAAGGCGTCTATCTGTGGGATTCCGACGGCAACAGGATCATCGACGGCATGGCCGGCCTCTGGTGCGTGAACGTCGGCTACGGCCGCGACGAGCTGATCGAGGCCGGCAGCCGCCAGTTGCGCGAGCTGCCGTTCTACAACACGTTCTTCAAGACCACGCATCCGCCCGTCATCGAGCTGTCCGCGCTGCTCGCGGAAATCGCGCCGCCGGCGTTCAACCGCTTCTTCTATTGCAACAGCGGCTCCGAGGGCAACGACACGGTGCTGCGCATCGCGCATCAGTACTGGCGCACGCAGAACCGCCCGCAGAAGAAGTTCGTGATCTCGCGCAGCAACGGCTATCACGGCTCGACGATCGCGGGCGCGACGCTCGGCGGCATGAGCTACATGCACGAGCAGATGCCGTCGAAGGTCGAGCACGTCGTCCACATCGATCAGCCTTATTACTTCGGCGAAGCGGGCGAGGGACAGACGCCCGAGGCGTTCGGGCTCGAACGTGCGCGGCAGCTCGAAGCGAAGATCCTCGAGCTCGGCGCGGAGAACGTCGCGGCGTTCATCGGCGAGCCGTTCCAGGGCGCGGGCGGCGTGATCTTCCCGCCGTCGACGTACTGGCCCGAGATCGAGCGGATCTGCCGCCAGTACGACGTGCTGCTCGTCGCGGACGAAGTGATCGGCGGCTTCGGGCGCACCGGCGAATGGTTCGCGCATCGGCACTTCGGCTTCGAGCCGGATCTGA contains:
- a CDS encoding aspartate aminotransferase family protein, coding for MTYRTEDIASVEPLHASASRQRRTSAEYRALDAAHHIHPFSDMGSLNRAGSRVIVRAEGVYLWDSDGNRIIDGMAGLWCVNVGYGRDELIEAGSRQLRELPFYNTFFKTTHPPVIELSALLAEIAPPAFNRFFYCNSGSEGNDTVLRIAHQYWRTQNRPQKKFVISRSNGYHGSTIAGATLGGMSYMHEQMPSKVEHVVHIDQPYYFGEAGEGQTPEAFGLERARQLEAKILELGAENVAAFIGEPFQGAGGVIFPPSTYWPEIERICRQYDVLLVADEVIGGFGRTGEWFAHRHFGFEPDLMTLAKGLTSGYVPMGAVALSDRIADALIAHGEFNHGMTYSGHPVAAAVAVANLKVLRDERIVERVKTDTGPYFQQLLRETFANHPIVGEIAGAGLVAGIQLAREPGARKRFENGGEVGTICRDYCFNGNLIMRATGDRMLLSPPLVVSKPEIDEIVEKAKRAIDATAKQLGFA